From a single Brassica napus cultivar Da-Ae chromosome C9, Da-Ae, whole genome shotgun sequence genomic region:
- the LOC106411135 gene encoding nucleobase-ascorbate transporter 5, translating to MSAPAPKASEPQPHPPKEQLPDISYCITSPPPWPEAILLGFQHYLVMLGTTVLIPSALVPQMGGRNEEKAKLIQTILFVAGINTLLQTVFGTRLPAVIGASYTFVPVTISIMLSGRFNDVADPVDRFTRIIRATQGALIVASTFQIILGFSGLWRNVVRFLSPLSAAPLVGLVGFGLYELGFPGVAKCIEIGLPGLIILILISHYMPHVMKGGKHVFARYAVIFTVAIVWLYAFFLTIGGAYNGDKTDTQRSCRTDRAGLIGAAPWIRVPWPFQWGSPLFDAGEAFAMMMASFVALVESTGAFIAVSRYASATMPPPSVISRGVGWQGVAILISGLFGTGIGSSVSVENAGLLALTKVGSRRVVQISAGFMIFFSILGKFGAVFASIPAPIVAALFCLFFAYVGAGGLSLLQYCNLNSFRTLFILGFSIFLGLSIPQYFNEHTAIKGYGPIHTGARWFNDMVNVPFSSKAFVGGCVAYFLDTTLHKKDGSIRKDRGKHWWDRFWTFKGDPRTEEFYALPFNLHKYFPPA from the exons ATGTCAGCTCCGGCACCAAAAGCGTCTGAGCCACAACCACATCCTCCAAAAGAACAGCTTCCAGATATCTCTTATTGCATCACTAGCCCTCCTCCATGGC CTGAGGCTATTCTGCTTGGGTTTCAACACTATCTTGTAATGCTTGGAACTACCGTTCTGATTCCATCGGCTCTTGTTCCACAAATGGGAGGTAGAAAT GAAGAGAAGGCGAAGCTGATTCAGACAATACTCTTTGTAGCTGGAATAAACACGCTGCTCCAAACAGTGTTTGGAACTAGATTGCCTGCTGTTATTGGAGCATCTTATACATTTGTGCCAGTTACAATCTCAATCATGCTTTCCGGGAGATTCAACGACGTTGCTGATCCAGTTGAT CGCTTTACGAGGATCATTCGAGCAACACAAGGTGCTCTAATTGTTGCGTCAACTTTTCAGATTATACTTGGCTTCAGTGGCCTTTGGCGTAATGTTGTAAG GTTCCTAAGTCCTCTTTCCGCTGCTCCTCTGGTTGGACTAGTTGGTTTTGGCCTGTACGAGTTAGGCTTTCCCGGT GTTGCTAAGTGTATCGAGATTGGACTGCCGGGGCTTATCATTCTTATACTTATATCACAT TACATGCCACATGTTATGAAGGGAGGAAAACATGTGTTCGCTCGCTATGCAGTCATATTTACTGTGGCGATAGTTTGGCTTTATGCTTTCTTTCTTACAATTGGTGGTGCCTATAATGGTGACAAAACAGATACTCAAAGAAGCTGCCGAACTGATCGTGCTGGGCTTATTGGTGCTGCTCCATG GATAAGAGTTCCATGGCCGTTCCAATGGGGATCACCATTATTTGATGCCGGTGAAGCCTTTGCCATGATGATGGCTTCTTTTGTTGCTCTTGTTGAG TCAACAGGCGCTTTTATTGCCGTCTCAAGATATGCTAGTGCCACAATGCCGCCACCTTCTGTTATCAGCCGCGGTGTTGGTTGGCAG GGAGTAGCAATTTTGATCTCAGGGTTGTTTGGAACTGGCATAGGCTCTTCAGTTTCTGT CGAGAATGCTGGTCTTCTAGCACTTACAAAAGTCGGTAGCAGAAGAGTTGTCCAAATATCTGCAGGATTTATGATATTCTTCTCAATTCTTG GGAAGTTTGGGGCAGTGTTTGCATCAATACCTGCTCCTATAGTTGCGGCCTTGTTCTGTCTTTTCTTCGCGTATGTAG GTGCTGGAGGACTAAGTTTGCTGCAGTACTGCAACCTTAATAGCTTCAGGACGTTGTTCATTTTGGGCTTCTCAATCTTCCTAGGCTTATCTATTCCACAGTATTTCAACGAGCACACAGCCATTAAAGGCTATGGTCCAATTCATACAGGAGCAAGATGGTTCAATGACATGGTCAATGTACCCTTCTCATCCAAGGCCTTTGTGGGAGGATGTGTGGCTTACTTTTTGGACACGACACTGCACAAGAAAGATGGTTCGATCAGGAAAGACCGAGGTAAACATTGGTGGGACAGATTCTGGACTTTCAAGGGTGACCCAAGAACCGAAGAGTTCTATGCTCTTCCTTTTAATCTCCACAAATACTTCCCTCCTGCCTGA
- the LOC106408268 gene encoding uncharacterized protein LOC106408268 encodes MATTEGVEKSVTKDKCNVTNYKGPKKDSKEKKAKLQDANQAAMSTSQGGRIWLVWKDSVRMTPVYKTDQLITCSVAFQDEEEFFCTFVYASNQREERKVLWEDLCRHHNSPLFQQKAWLIMGDFNEILEGEEHSEFSSLARAPNGMRDFQKTVLHCHLTDMGYKGPLFTWCNKREEGLICKKLDRVLMNDEALIKFTNTYSVFEPGDCSDHMRCKIQLLQPEEKIRRPFKYINAIGKLPNFLPMVKEYWDSTAILFHSTSTMFRFSKKLKNLKPLIRELGRDKLGNLTKRAHEAHALLCEKQKLTLISPTTVAIQEEAEAYDKWLHVTGLGKEFLQQRAKLHWLEIPASYQGALVEELKDLLDFECSSVDCQALEAEVTEEEIMKSVFKFGFLPKGINSTILDLIPKKADSMEMREYRPISCCNVLYKVVSKILANRLKQILPRIISENQSAFVKGRMLMENVILASELVKDYHKESISPRCVMTIDISKAFDSVQWSFLVNSLKALGFPEKFIHWIKLCITTPSFSVQVNGDLAGYFQSARGLRQGCSLSPYLFVMCMNVLTLKIDQAAQEKKFRLHPRCQALSLTYLFFADDLMVFVEGSKESIEGALTVFDEFEV; translated from the exons ATGGCTACGACAGAAGGAGTAGAAAAGTCGGTCACAAAGGATAAATGCAATGTGACTAATTACAAAGGGCCAAAGAAAGATTCAAAAGAGAAGAAAGCTAAGCTGCAGGATGCAAATCAGGCAGCTATGAGCACAAG TCAAGGAGGTCGAATATGGTTGGTATGGAAGGATTCAGTGCGTATGACGCCGGTCTATAAAACGGACCAGCTAATTACGTGTTCAGTTGCATTTcaagatgaagaagagttctTCTGCACTTTTGTATATGCGAGTAatcagagagaagagagaaaggtgCTGTGGGAAGACTTATGCCGTCATCACAACTCTCCTCTCTTTCAACAAAAGGCATGGTTGATAATGGGAGACTTTAACGAAATACTAGAAGGTGAAGAGCACTCGGAGTTCTCAAGTTTAGCGAGAGCACCTAATGGCATGAGGGACTTTCAAAAGACGGTTCTCCATTGTCACCTCACGGATATGGGTTATAAAGGTCCACTTTTTACTTGGTGCAACAAAAGAGAGGAAGGGCTGATCTGCAAAAAGTTGGATAGGGTATTGATGAATGATGAAGCGCTAATAAAATTCACCAATACTTATTCAGTATTTGAGCCGGGGGATTGTTCTGACCACATGAGATGCAAGATCCAACTGCTTCAACCAGAGGAGAAAATAAGGAGGCCGTTTAAGTATATTAATGCTATAGGAAAGCTACCAAACTTTCTACCTATGGTGAAAGAGTATTGGGACTCTACTGCGATACTATTTCACTCCACCTCAACCATGTTTCGCTTCTCCAAAAAGCTTAAAAACCTGAAGCCGTTGATTCGAGAATTGGGAAGAGACAAGCTTGGGAACCTTACTAAAAGAGCTCATGAAGCACATGCTCTTCTTTGTGAAAAGCAGAAGTTAACTCTCATCAGCCCGACTACGGTAGCAATCCAGGAGGAAGCCGAGGCTTATGATAAGTGGTTACACGTCACAGGGCTGGGAAAAGAATTTCTACAGCAGAGAGCTAAGCTTCACTGGCTGGAA ATTCCAGCAAGTTATCAAGGAGCTCTGGTGGAAGAGCTAAAGGATCTGCTGGACTTTGAGTGTTCTTCTGTGGACTGTCAGGCATTGGAAGCTGAAGTTACAGAAGAGGAGATAATGAAG TCGGTTTTCAAGTTCGGTTTCCTTCCTAAAGGTATAAACTCGACCATCCTCGATCTTATCCCGAAGAAGGCTGATTCCATGGAGATGAGAGAATACCGCCCTATCTCTTGCTGCAACGTTCTGTATAAGGTGGTCTCAAAAATCCTCGCGAACCGTCTGAAGCAAATCTTGCCAAGGATAATATCTGAGAACCAGTCAGCATTTGTAAAAGGTCGTATGCTAATGGAAAATGTTATTTTGGCGTCTGAATTGGTTAAAGACTACCACAAAGAATCGATCTCCCCAAGATGTGTGATGACGATAGATATTTCAAAGGCTTTCGACTCGGTTCAGTGGTCCTTTTTAGTGAACAGTTTGAAGGCTTTGGGATTTCCAGAGAAGTTCATCCATTGGATAAAACTGTGCATCACAACCCCTTCGTTCTCGGTCCAAGTTAATGGTGATCTAGCGGGTTACTTTCAAAGCGCAAGAGGTTTGAGACAGGGCTGCTCTCTCTCTCCCTATCTATTTGTTATGTGTATGAATGTGCTGACCCTGAAGATAGATCAAGCCGCGCAGGAGAAGAAGTTCCGGCTTCACCCAAGGTGTCAAGCTCTGTCTCTGACTTATCTCTTCTTTGCAGATGACTTAATGGTTTTTGTTGAGGGCTCAAAAGAATCAATTGAAGGGGCGCTCACGGTCTTTGATGAGTTTGAAGTATAG
- the LOC125592628 gene encoding uncharacterized protein LOC125592628: protein MAVSTWPDISHLSVSRPELINVLRQMGQQVKWPQMMKAPDSFRNPSFWCDFHRDLGHKIEDCVALKIKFNELLWKGHLREFLSEKAKSHLRKETMGKPTEAAPVSPPRQDRVIHVISGSLEISGISHSAAKKSTWNAKHDLEAAKPKRLLLGADEISFTAKEQEKVLTPHHDALVISLTVANCLVKRILVDNGSSGNIIFQAAYKDLGLKEGALTRRINPLIGFSWEVKQTAGEVTLPVYAEGVNMSTKFLVVDCDSSYNMILEWPWIHGMGAVPLTLHQMVKFPTPWGIKAIRGDQEYSRSCYQTTLKGKTMVF, encoded by the coding sequence ATGGCAGTCTCCACGTGGCCAGACATCTCTCACCTCTCCGTCTCAAGGCCGGAGCTGATCAATGTTCTGAGGCAGATGGGCCAGCAGGTCAAGTGGCCTCAGATGATGAAAGCCCCCGACTCTTTCCGGAACCCTAGCTTCTGGTGCGACTTCCACCGAGACCTTGGTCACAAAATAGAGGACTGCGTCGCGCTAAAAATCAAGTTCAACGAGCTGCTTTGGAAAGGGCACCTCAGGGAGTTCCTTTCCGAGAAGGCCAAGAGCCATCTAAGGAAGGAGACAATGGGTAAGCCCACTGAAGCTGCTCCCGTCTCGCCACCGCGACAGGACCGAGTGATCCATGTCATTTCGGGCAGTTTGGAAATCAGCGGCATAAGCCATTCAGCCGCGAAGAAAAGCACCTGGAACGCCAAGCACGACCTAGAGGCAGCCAAGCCAAAACGCCTGCTCCTGGGAGCAGACGAGATAAGCTTCACGGCCAAGGAGCAGGAGAAAGTCCTCACTCCGCATCACGACGCCCTTGTTATCTCGCTCACTGTAGCGAACTGCCTGGTAAAAAGGATACTGGTAGATAATGGAAGCTCAggcaacatcatcttccaggcTGCATATAAGGACCTGGGTCTAAAGGAAGGCGCTCTAACTCGGAGGATAAACCCCCTTATAGGGTTCAGCTGGGAAGTCAAACAAACCGCTGGGGAGGTAACCCTCCCCGTATACGCCGAAGGAGTCAACATGTCAACCAAGTTCCTTGTGGTTGATTGCGATTCATCCTACAACATGATCTTAGAATGGCCTTGGATCCACGGAATGGGGGCCGTCCCCTTGACTCTTCACCAAATGGTGAAATTTCCTACACCCTGGGGCATAAAGGCGATAAGAGGGGATCAGGAATATTCCCGTTCCTGCTATCAGACCACTCTGAAGGGAAAGACCATGGTCTTTTAG